A single window of Pseudarthrobacter psychrotolerans DNA harbors:
- a CDS encoding SulP family inorganic anion transporter, with the protein MSAAMAHLSRFLPSRRDYDGLRSSWKTDLLAGITVGIVALPLALAFGVSSGVGAEAGLITAVVAGLVAAVMGGSHVQVSGPTGAMVVVLAPVVATHGVGSIALVSLIAGLLVAILGISGLGRAVAFIPWPVVEGFTLGIAAIIFLQQVPMATGTAGIPGHNTLLAAVESASQATLPAVLQTLGVVVGVAAVMLLLPKLNKALPASLVAVLLATVAAELLQLDIPRIGALPHSLSAPSMPSLDPAALGGLLMPAVSIAILAAIESLLSARVAAGLVGPDGRPSGAYSPDRELMGQGLASVAAGFFGGMPATGAIARTAVNVRSGAKTRLAAIVHALVLLAIIYLAAGLVGKIPLAVLAGILMVTATRMVSRHTVTAIMRSTRADAFVFILTALITVAFDLIVAIEIGLVAAALFTLRKFATLSSVKREEIPGPHEEGDEHIALFRLDGAMFFGAAERVLQEISQVRDIQVAIIRLSQVRMLDATGAHMLVEVISALELRGVTVLLKGVQPQHLELVTNVGVIRSLRHHKHLFTSLPEAVEHARSHVLRNAAANA; encoded by the coding sequence ATGAGTGCTGCCATGGCGCATCTCAGCCGGTTCCTGCCGTCCCGCCGCGACTATGACGGGCTGCGTTCGTCCTGGAAAACGGATCTGCTGGCCGGCATCACCGTGGGGATTGTGGCCTTGCCGCTGGCTTTGGCCTTCGGAGTGAGTTCAGGCGTCGGCGCCGAAGCCGGACTCATCACCGCCGTCGTGGCCGGCCTCGTCGCTGCGGTCATGGGCGGCTCGCACGTCCAGGTCTCCGGCCCCACCGGCGCGATGGTCGTGGTGCTGGCCCCGGTGGTCGCCACGCACGGCGTCGGCAGCATCGCATTGGTCTCCCTGATCGCAGGGCTCCTGGTGGCCATCCTGGGCATCAGCGGGCTGGGCCGGGCGGTGGCCTTCATCCCGTGGCCGGTAGTGGAGGGCTTCACGCTCGGCATCGCCGCAATCATCTTCCTCCAGCAGGTCCCCATGGCCACCGGCACCGCGGGGATACCGGGCCACAACACCCTGCTGGCCGCCGTCGAGAGCGCCTCCCAGGCCACCTTGCCCGCAGTTCTTCAGACGCTCGGCGTCGTGGTGGGTGTGGCCGCCGTGATGCTCCTGCTCCCGAAGCTGAACAAGGCCCTGCCCGCGAGCCTGGTCGCAGTGCTGCTGGCCACCGTGGCGGCCGAGCTCCTGCAGCTGGACATTCCACGGATCGGCGCCCTCCCGCATTCCCTGTCCGCACCGTCGATGCCGTCCCTTGATCCGGCAGCGCTGGGCGGGCTGCTGATGCCCGCGGTGTCCATTGCGATACTTGCCGCTATCGAGTCCCTGCTGTCCGCACGGGTAGCAGCCGGCCTGGTTGGCCCTGACGGGAGGCCCTCCGGGGCGTACAGTCCGGACCGGGAACTCATGGGGCAAGGGCTGGCCTCCGTTGCGGCGGGGTTCTTCGGCGGCATGCCGGCCACAGGCGCCATCGCCCGGACCGCGGTCAATGTACGCTCCGGAGCCAAGACCCGGCTCGCTGCGATTGTTCACGCGCTCGTGCTGTTGGCCATCATCTACCTGGCAGCCGGCCTGGTAGGAAAGATCCCGCTGGCGGTCCTGGCCGGAATCCTGATGGTCACGGCAACCCGCATGGTGTCACGGCACACGGTCACTGCCATCATGCGCTCCACCCGAGCCGACGCCTTCGTGTTCATCCTGACGGCGCTTATTACCGTGGCCTTCGACCTGATCGTGGCCATCGAGATCGGGCTTGTCGCCGCGGCCCTCTTTACGCTGCGGAAGTTCGCCACGCTCAGCAGCGTAAAGCGTGAAGAGATTCCGGGACCGCACGAGGAGGGGGACGAGCACATCGCGCTCTTCAGGCTGGACGGGGCCATGTTCTTCGGCGCCGCGGAACGCGTCCTGCAGGAAATCAGCCAGGTCCGGGACATCCAGGTGGCAATCATCCGACTGTCACAGGTCCGGATGCTCGACGCCACCGGAGCCCACATGCTGGTGGAGGTCATCTCGGCGCTGGAGCTGCGCGGCGTGACAGTCCTGCTGAAAGGTGTTCAGCCCCAGCACCTCGAGCTCGTGACCAACGTCGGCGTCATCCGCTCACTGCGGCATCACAAGCACCTGTTCACGTCCCTGCCCGAGGCTGTGGAGCACGCCCGCAGCCACGTTCTCCGGAACGCTGCCGCTAACGCTTGA
- a CDS encoding DUF3188 domain-containing protein — protein sequence MLKEFWESAPTSYKVLVFGAMGLIGVGIILNLVGNTTNNRDLAMASLAVIGLGLVLHIVGIVVRGQTIRKNLKR from the coding sequence GTGCTCAAAGAATTCTGGGAGTCAGCGCCCACCTCGTACAAAGTCCTGGTATTCGGCGCCATGGGCCTCATCGGCGTCGGGATCATCCTGAACCTGGTGGGCAACACCACCAACAACCGTGACCTCGCCATGGCGTCCCTTGCCGTCATCGGACTGGGCCTGGTCTTGCACATCGTCGGGATTGTGGTGCGGGGCCAGACCATCCGGAAGAACCTCAAGCGTTAG
- a CDS encoding CoA ester lyase, translated as MTSPTATETLRAKRNIPAEIARSWLLVNAMKTELFDQSAVSRADSIILDIEDAVDPSQKDEARGHVIDWLSGGGQAWVRVNDATSPFWADDLAGLRGTPGLLGVMLAKTESADQVTESFHRMDGKTPVIPLVESALGIEEANHIARAQGAFRLAFGSGDFRRDTGMAATPEAMAYPRAKLVVASRVGNLPGPIDGPTVGTNHPILREQTGITVMMGMTGKLCLAIDQTNVINEVISPTPSDVAWATDFMSDFEANGRVIRDGSDLPRLGRAEKIMKLAVAFGVQPAL; from the coding sequence ATGACGTCACCCACCGCCACCGAGACCTTACGCGCAAAGCGCAACATCCCAGCAGAAATCGCCCGTTCGTGGCTCCTGGTCAACGCCATGAAAACCGAACTGTTTGACCAGTCGGCTGTTTCGCGCGCTGACTCGATCATCCTCGACATCGAGGACGCCGTGGACCCGTCGCAAAAGGACGAGGCGCGCGGACACGTGATTGACTGGCTCAGCGGCGGCGGCCAGGCCTGGGTCCGCGTCAACGATGCCACCAGCCCGTTCTGGGCCGATGACCTTGCAGGGCTGCGCGGTACCCCGGGACTGCTCGGCGTGATGCTCGCCAAGACCGAATCAGCTGACCAGGTGACCGAAAGCTTCCACCGGATGGACGGCAAGACGCCGGTCATTCCGCTCGTGGAATCTGCGCTCGGCATCGAGGAAGCCAACCACATCGCAAGGGCCCAGGGCGCTTTCCGCCTGGCCTTCGGCTCCGGCGACTTCCGCCGCGACACCGGCATGGCGGCCACCCCCGAGGCCATGGCCTACCCGCGCGCGAAACTGGTGGTTGCCAGCCGCGTTGGCAACCTGCCGGGCCCCATTGACGGCCCCACAGTGGGCACCAACCACCCCATCCTGCGCGAGCAGACCGGCATCACCGTGATGATGGGGATGACCGGCAAGCTGTGCCTGGCCATCGACCAGACCAACGTCATCAACGAAGTCATCAGCCCCACGCCGTCGGACGTCGCCTGGGCCACGGACTTTATGTCCGACTTCGAAGCCAACGGCCGCGTCATCCGCGACGGCTCGGACCTGCCCCGCCTGGGCCGTGCCGAAAAGATCATGAAGCTCGCGGTAGCGTTCGGCGTGCAGCCGGCGCTGTAG
- a CDS encoding low molecular weight phosphatase family protein gives MTESTTTPRILFVCSKNGGKSQLAAGLMRDLAGDAVTVYSAGTKPGSSLNNQAVESLNELGIDLAGEHPKPVTDEVLDAVDVVIVLGTEAKLESREGTRFETWETDEPSTRGIEGMERMHLVRDDINTRVRKLYAELTGN, from the coding sequence ATGACCGAAAGCACCACGACTCCCCGCATCCTGTTCGTTTGCAGCAAGAACGGCGGCAAGTCCCAACTGGCGGCCGGTCTCATGCGGGACCTCGCCGGGGACGCCGTCACCGTTTATTCGGCAGGCACCAAGCCGGGCAGCTCGCTGAACAACCAGGCCGTGGAATCCCTGAACGAGCTCGGCATCGACCTCGCAGGCGAGCACCCCAAACCGGTCACCGACGAGGTGCTCGACGCCGTCGATGTCGTTATCGTGCTGGGCACCGAAGCCAAACTGGAATCCCGCGAAGGCACCCGCTTCGAAACATGGGAAACCGACGAACCTTCCACCCGGGGCATCGAAGGCATGGAACGAATGCACCTCGTCCGCGACGACATCAACACACGCGTCCGGAAGCTTTACGCGGAGCTCACAGGCAACTGA
- a CDS encoding FAD-dependent oxidoreductase yields MNTTGSGDSVDPVKDLPVAVIGAGPVGLATAAHLLESGLEPLIFEAGPTAGATIEQWRHIRLFSPWRFNLDAAAVRLLEADRWESPRPTALPYGGELIDNYLAPLAALPAISTRLQTGSRVIAVTRAGMDKTHTRNRATTPFIVRVEHAGGEVRDHTVAAVIDASGTWSTRNPLGTSGLPAIGENTAAARISAPLPDVTGRDRASFAGRRVLVVGAGHSAANTLINLADLAKEEPGTTILWAVRGASAEKVYGGGDSDGLPARGQLGSRLRRLVEAGTIELLTGFGISSLKTLDTHVSVEAVDGRTLDTDVIIPCTGFRPDLDILRELRLNLDPAVEAPVELGPLIDPEFHSCGTVQPHGARLLAHPEKDFYIVGMKSYGRAPTFLLATGYEQVRSVAAALAGDREAADTVHLELPETGVCSTDSGTSCDVPAASTADLAGSAESGCCAAPEPVLIGFPTGLVHGRSAEQKEDTNS; encoded by the coding sequence ATGAACACGACAGGGTCAGGGGACAGCGTGGATCCGGTGAAGGACCTTCCCGTCGCAGTTATCGGCGCCGGCCCCGTCGGGCTCGCCACGGCGGCCCACCTGCTCGAAAGCGGCCTCGAGCCGCTGATCTTCGAAGCAGGCCCGACGGCGGGAGCCACCATTGAGCAGTGGCGCCACATCCGGCTGTTCTCGCCGTGGCGGTTCAACCTCGACGCCGCCGCCGTCCGCCTGCTCGAAGCCGACAGATGGGAGTCACCCCGGCCCACGGCCCTTCCATACGGCGGGGAACTGATCGATAACTACCTGGCCCCGCTGGCCGCACTCCCGGCTATCAGTACCCGGCTGCAGACAGGTTCCAGGGTCATCGCCGTGACCCGCGCCGGCATGGACAAGACCCACACCCGCAACCGCGCGACCACACCCTTCATCGTCCGGGTCGAACACGCCGGCGGCGAGGTCCGCGACCATACCGTGGCAGCCGTCATCGACGCGTCCGGCACCTGGTCCACCCGCAACCCGCTCGGAACCTCCGGCCTGCCCGCCATCGGCGAGAACACGGCTGCGGCGAGGATCTCCGCTCCGCTGCCGGACGTCACAGGACGGGACCGTGCCTCCTTCGCGGGCCGCCGCGTCCTGGTCGTGGGGGCCGGGCATTCGGCCGCGAATACCCTGATCAACCTGGCAGACCTCGCCAAGGAAGAACCCGGAACCACCATCCTGTGGGCCGTGCGCGGAGCATCCGCGGAAAAGGTTTACGGCGGCGGAGACTCGGACGGCCTGCCCGCCCGCGGCCAGCTCGGATCCCGGCTCCGCCGGCTCGTGGAGGCCGGAACCATCGAACTGCTCACCGGCTTCGGGATTTCCTCCCTGAAGACCCTGGACACTCACGTGAGCGTCGAAGCTGTCGACGGACGCACCCTGGACACCGACGTCATCATCCCCTGCACAGGCTTCCGCCCCGACCTGGACATCCTGCGCGAACTCCGGCTCAACCTTGACCCCGCGGTCGAAGCGCCTGTCGAGCTGGGCCCGCTGATCGACCCTGAATTCCACTCTTGCGGCACGGTCCAGCCGCACGGCGCCAGGCTGCTCGCCCACCCGGAGAAAGACTTCTACATCGTCGGCATGAAGTCCTATGGACGTGCCCCGACCTTCCTGCTGGCCACCGGCTACGAACAGGTCAGGTCCGTCGCCGCAGCCCTCGCCGGCGACCGCGAAGCCGCCGACACCGTCCACCTCGAACTGCCCGAAACCGGGGTCTGCTCCACCGACAGCGGCACCAGTTGCGACGTCCCCGCGGCCTCGACAGCAGATCTTGCCGGCTCGGCTGAGAGCGGCTGTTGCGCCGCACCGGAACCGGTCCTCATTGGATTCCCCACGGGGCTGGTCCACGGCCGCTCCGCAGAACAGAAAGAAGACACCAACTCATGA
- a CDS encoding arsenate reductase ArsC yields MSTETAKKPSVLFVCVHNAGRSQMAAAFLTTLSQGGIEVRSAGSQPAGNVNPAAVEAMEELGIDMSAEIPKVLTTEAVKESDVVITMGCGDECPYFPGKRYEDWVLEDPAGQGVDAVRPIRDEIKTRIEGLIESLIPANS; encoded by the coding sequence GTGAGCACCGAAACCGCCAAGAAGCCCTCCGTCCTGTTCGTCTGCGTCCACAATGCCGGGCGTTCGCAGATGGCAGCCGCTTTCCTCACGACGCTTTCCCAGGGCGGGATCGAGGTCCGCTCCGCCGGTTCCCAGCCTGCCGGCAACGTCAACCCGGCCGCCGTCGAGGCCATGGAAGAGCTCGGCATCGACATGTCCGCCGAGATCCCCAAGGTCCTCACCACCGAGGCCGTCAAGGAATCCGATGTCGTGATCACCATGGGTTGCGGCGACGAGTGCCCGTACTTCCCCGGTAAGCGCTACGAGGACTGGGTCCTGGAGGATCCGGCCGGCCAGGGCGTGGACGCCGTCCGCCCCATCCGCGACGAGATCAAGACCCGCATCGAAGGGCTCATCGAGTCCCTGATCCCGGCGAACAGCTGA
- a CDS encoding helix-turn-helix domain-containing protein, translated as MNTESVEALKARVAKHAALADPARLRIVDLLTLGDLSPTELQAELGMPSNLLSHHLRTLEGAGLATRHRSEADRRRSYIRLAEGALEGLAPGREHGASRVLFVCTRNSARSQLAAALWNQVSGIPSASAGTHPADRIAPGAIHVANRHGIALADLAPRRLDAVASDEDFVVTVCDNAHEEIPNLRGIHWSVPDPLRLNTEDAFEGAFTDIARRVSDLAPRLHAA; from the coding sequence ATGAATACTGAGTCAGTTGAAGCGTTGAAGGCGAGGGTGGCCAAGCATGCGGCCCTGGCGGATCCTGCGCGGCTGCGCATCGTGGACCTGCTGACCCTGGGAGACCTTTCTCCCACGGAATTGCAGGCTGAGCTTGGGATGCCGTCGAACCTGCTGTCCCATCATCTGCGCACGCTGGAAGGCGCGGGTCTGGCGACCCGGCACCGCTCCGAGGCGGACAGGCGGCGCAGCTACATCCGGCTCGCCGAAGGGGCGTTGGAAGGACTGGCTCCTGGTCGCGAGCATGGAGCCAGCCGTGTCCTCTTCGTCTGCACGCGCAACAGCGCCAGGTCCCAGCTGGCTGCCGCCCTCTGGAATCAGGTCAGCGGGATCCCCTCCGCCTCGGCGGGAACGCATCCCGCGGACCGCATCGCCCCAGGGGCCATCCATGTAGCCAACCGCCACGGCATCGCCCTGGCAGACCTCGCCCCGCGCCGGCTGGACGCGGTGGCGAGCGATGAAGACTTCGTCGTCACCGTGTGCGATAACGCCCACGAGGAAATCCCCAACCTGAGAGGGATCCACTGGTCCGTTCCGGATCCCCTGAGGCTGAACACGGAGGACGCCTTCGAAGGCGCCTTCACTGACATCGCCCGGCGCGTCAGCGACCTCGCGCCCCGCCTGCACGCCGCCTAA
- a CDS encoding MIP/aquaporin family protein, whose translation MTSQQPPLWRRTVAELLGSCLLVMIVVGSGIAAQQLSPNDVGLQLLQNSTATVLGLTVLILVFGPVSGAHFNPVVSLVDWVLGRRSGAGLTLPELGTYVVAQTVGAISGSVAANAMFDVGTSISAKERATTGHLLGEVVATAGLVLLIFALAATKRGALAAPAVGAYIGAAYWFTSSTSFANPAVTVGRIFSDTFAGIAPSSVPGFVVAQLIGAAVGLGLLLILFPAAARTADDVILPHSSETPSPRP comes from the coding sequence ATGACTTCTCAACAGCCGCCGCTGTGGCGCCGCACCGTCGCCGAACTGCTCGGATCCTGTTTGCTCGTCATGATCGTCGTCGGCTCCGGGATCGCAGCCCAGCAGCTCTCCCCCAACGACGTCGGCCTGCAGCTGCTCCAGAACAGCACCGCGACCGTGCTGGGCCTGACGGTCCTGATCCTCGTATTCGGTCCCGTCAGCGGCGCGCACTTCAACCCCGTGGTCTCGCTTGTGGACTGGGTTCTGGGCCGGCGCAGCGGCGCCGGACTGACCCTGCCGGAGCTGGGCACCTACGTGGTCGCCCAGACCGTCGGCGCCATCAGCGGCAGCGTGGCCGCGAACGCCATGTTTGACGTGGGCACCTCCATCTCGGCCAAGGAGCGGGCAACGACAGGGCATCTCCTCGGCGAGGTCGTCGCCACCGCAGGCCTCGTCCTGCTGATCTTCGCCCTGGCAGCCACCAAGCGGGGCGCCCTCGCAGCTCCTGCCGTGGGTGCCTACATCGGAGCAGCGTACTGGTTCACGTCCTCCACGTCGTTCGCGAACCCGGCCGTGACCGTCGGCCGAATCTTCAGTGACACCTTTGCCGGCATCGCACCGTCTTCCGTTCCCGGCTTCGTCGTTGCTCAACTGATCGGCGCTGCAGTAGGCCTTGGCCTCCTCCTCATCCTGTTCCCTGCCGCCGCCCGCACCGCGGACGACGTCATTCTCCCCCACAGTTCCGAAACGCCCAGCCCAAGGCCATAG
- a CDS encoding metalloregulator ArsR/SmtB family transcription factor — MNLLPVLEPATDETCCTPAGTPALGAEEAKQKALVFKALADPNRLRLLSIVKAEASGESCVCDLTEPLDLGQPTVSHHLKILVDAGLLHREKRGTWAYYSLVPGALEQTAGLLATL, encoded by the coding sequence ATGAACTTGCTGCCCGTACTCGAACCGGCCACGGACGAAACCTGCTGCACCCCGGCAGGAACGCCTGCCCTAGGCGCTGAAGAGGCGAAGCAGAAAGCCCTGGTCTTCAAGGCGCTGGCCGATCCGAACCGGCTGCGGCTGCTCTCCATCGTCAAGGCCGAGGCTTCCGGTGAATCCTGCGTTTGCGACCTCACGGAGCCACTTGATCTAGGGCAGCCCACCGTGTCCCACCACCTGAAGATCCTGGTCGATGCCGGGCTGCTGCACCGCGAAAAGCGCGGAACCTGGGCGTACTACTCCCTGGTGCCCGGGGCCCTGGAACAGACCGCAGGGCTCCTGGCAACTCTGTGA
- a CDS encoding GNAT family N-acetyltransferase: MRDTDWPAVHRIYAEGIATGHATFESEAPDWERFTASRLTRHRLVAETLEGRIVGWAAVSPVSARPVYSGVVEHSVYVAAEARGLGLGTALLQALAKSTENGGIWTIQASVFPENEASLKLHLANGYVIVGRRQRIARMTHGPLTGQWRDTVLIERRSPVI, translated from the coding sequence ATGCGCGACACCGACTGGCCGGCAGTCCACCGGATCTACGCTGAAGGAATCGCCACCGGCCACGCCACCTTCGAATCGGAGGCGCCCGACTGGGAACGGTTCACCGCCTCGAGGCTGACCCGCCACCGGCTCGTCGCCGAAACCTTAGAAGGCCGGATCGTTGGCTGGGCCGCCGTCTCCCCCGTCTCCGCACGCCCCGTCTACTCCGGCGTGGTCGAACATTCCGTCTACGTCGCGGCCGAAGCCCGCGGCCTCGGCCTCGGAACGGCGCTGCTTCAGGCCCTGGCTAAGTCAACAGAGAACGGCGGGATCTGGACTATCCAGGCCAGCGTCTTCCCCGAAAACGAAGCCAGCCTCAAACTCCATCTCGCCAACGGCTACGTCATCGTCGGGCGAAGGCAACGCATTGCCCGCATGACCCACGGCCCCTTGACCGGCCAGTGGCGCGACACCGTCCTGATCGAGCGCCGGTCCCCCGTCATCTGA
- a CDS encoding PEP/pyruvate-binding domain-containing protein, with the protein MTDANETFPLLGDVREGQAALGSKAAALNDLSALGFRVPPGFVVTAEACDRRGRILADALQDAADRIGPGPFAVRSSAAAEDLPGSSYAGLYETFLNVPRDDLEDAIRRCLASAAHDRVAAYESARGRSGPAQPAASAMAALVQQMVHPMAAGVAFTANPLTGDRDETIITAMQGLGESLVAGEAVGEQWIVRDQDAVCTKNTGTLTPAQALEVSELARRVAAHAGVPQDIEWAIDTDGVLFLLQARPMTALPEAVEWMAPGRGLWSRNFRLGEWLPDPMTPLFEDWLLPRIEAGYLDGMQADVRVRVPFRYTSVNGWYYNAPPVPSARLLARVILDGRGRAPWLLFNALIRVSTNPAAAHRAVLHGLELRWRNHLLPNYRQLVRKAEQEVDSASPARLVELVDAVCNQAGIYLWSLSIVGGSAWKMESALARFWQKHLAGPLHGTASGETGHQVLLRGLPGTAPAQVSHAVYSLDWYHPTAGESSPGHRRIGQLPVTGKAAALSAQRSDAEAAARKALKDQPRVLARFNALLEVAQHYAVLREEQSRDLTLGWPLLRICARRLGEQLVDTGVIENAADLHFLKLSEVTGRSAGTRPPAASRRDAWQQRRRLAAPLTLGEPARFIGDPIARAVEAVRSSPGLPDGAIVGHPASTGRVTGIVRVMSGTDDFDTFLEGEVLVAKSTAPAWTPLFARAAAVVTDGGTLAAHASLVAREFGIPAVVGTGDATLRLRTGQRVTVDGGAGVVVPIQADL; encoded by the coding sequence ATGACGGACGCCAACGAGACGTTTCCCCTGCTTGGTGACGTTCGTGAGGGACAGGCAGCCCTGGGCAGCAAAGCGGCCGCGCTCAATGACCTCTCAGCGCTCGGATTCCGTGTTCCGCCAGGCTTCGTTGTCACCGCGGAGGCCTGTGACCGGCGCGGCCGGATCCTCGCCGATGCCTTGCAAGATGCCGCCGACAGGATCGGCCCGGGGCCATTTGCCGTCAGGTCCTCTGCCGCCGCCGAGGACCTGCCCGGATCCTCGTATGCAGGGCTCTACGAGACCTTCCTCAACGTTCCACGGGATGACCTGGAAGATGCAATCAGGCGCTGTCTGGCATCCGCTGCCCACGACCGGGTGGCGGCGTATGAGTCAGCGCGCGGGCGGTCAGGCCCGGCGCAACCGGCAGCGTCTGCCATGGCTGCACTCGTGCAGCAAATGGTCCATCCCATGGCCGCCGGCGTCGCTTTCACCGCCAATCCGCTCACGGGCGACCGTGACGAAACCATCATCACGGCCATGCAAGGCCTCGGCGAATCGCTCGTGGCCGGTGAGGCCGTCGGGGAACAATGGATCGTCCGGGATCAGGATGCAGTCTGCACCAAGAATACCGGCACCCTCACTCCAGCCCAGGCGCTGGAAGTCTCGGAGCTGGCCCGCCGAGTCGCGGCCCATGCCGGGGTCCCGCAGGATATTGAATGGGCTATCGACACAGACGGTGTCCTGTTCCTTCTGCAGGCGCGGCCCATGACAGCCTTGCCGGAGGCTGTTGAATGGATGGCCCCCGGCAGAGGACTTTGGTCCCGGAACTTCCGCCTTGGTGAATGGCTGCCGGACCCGATGACGCCGCTGTTCGAGGACTGGCTTCTTCCCCGGATCGAAGCAGGATACCTCGACGGCATGCAGGCCGACGTCCGCGTGCGGGTGCCCTTCCGCTATACCTCCGTCAATGGTTGGTACTACAACGCTCCGCCGGTGCCCTCCGCAAGACTTCTCGCGCGGGTGATCCTGGACGGTCGTGGCCGGGCACCCTGGCTTCTGTTCAACGCACTCATCCGTGTCTCCACCAATCCTGCGGCGGCGCACCGCGCGGTTCTCCATGGTCTGGAACTGCGATGGCGCAACCACCTGCTGCCCAATTACCGCCAGCTCGTGCGGAAGGCGGAACAGGAGGTCGATTCAGCATCCCCGGCCAGGCTTGTCGAACTCGTGGATGCCGTGTGCAACCAGGCAGGAATCTACCTTTGGTCCCTGTCCATCGTCGGTGGATCTGCCTGGAAGATGGAATCCGCACTGGCCCGGTTCTGGCAAAAGCATCTGGCCGGCCCGCTGCACGGGACGGCGTCGGGAGAAACCGGCCACCAGGTCCTTCTTCGCGGCCTGCCCGGAACCGCCCCGGCACAGGTTTCCCACGCGGTTTACTCCCTGGACTGGTATCACCCAACGGCCGGCGAATCGTCGCCTGGGCACCGGAGAATCGGACAACTGCCGGTAACTGGGAAGGCCGCCGCTCTTAGCGCCCAACGGTCCGACGCTGAAGCGGCCGCACGCAAAGCGCTAAAGGATCAGCCACGAGTGCTCGCGCGCTTCAACGCCCTCCTTGAGGTCGCGCAACACTACGCGGTCCTGAGGGAAGAACAATCCCGCGACCTGACCTTGGGATGGCCGCTCCTGCGTATTTGTGCCCGTCGACTCGGCGAACAGCTAGTCGACACGGGCGTCATCGAGAACGCAGCAGACCTTCATTTCCTTAAGCTCAGCGAGGTCACTGGACGGTCGGCGGGTACGCGCCCGCCCGCGGCCAGCCGACGCGACGCTTGGCAACAACGGCGACGACTGGCCGCACCCCTTACCCTGGGCGAGCCCGCCAGGTTCATTGGCGATCCGATTGCCCGAGCCGTCGAAGCGGTAAGAAGTTCACCAGGCCTTCCCGACGGGGCCATCGTTGGACATCCCGCCAGCACCGGACGGGTGACAGGAATCGTCCGTGTCATGAGCGGAACGGACGACTTCGACACGTTCCTCGAAGGCGAAGTACTGGTAGCCAAATCGACAGCGCCGGCATGGACACCCCTCTTCGCACGTGCCGCAGCTGTCGTGACCGACGGCGGAACCTTGGCTGCTCACGCCTCCCTGGTTGCCAGAGAATTCGGCATCCCGGCAGTCGTGGGAACGGGAGACGCGACCCTCCGCCTCCGCACAGGACAACGCGTCACTGTCGATGGCGGTGCGGGCGTCGTTGTGCCAATTCAGGCGGACCTCTGA
- a CDS encoding aldo/keto reductase, with product MTEHNVPSSAQELIYGCMGLGGTWTDEPHGLEHVDEAAAAVEAALNAGITLFDHADIYRSGKSEAVFGEVLAATPGLRDRIRLQTKCGIRLNERGLATHYDLSRESILERVDGSLKRLQTDYVDVLLLHRPDPLTDLAEVAAAVGQLLADDKVRALGVSNMSGAQIEALQERLEVPVVANQLEMSLLKRAWLESQVLVNHPESVDYSFPHGTLEYCSSNGVTVQAYGALAQGLYTGAAPENPTAAETAAAAMVAELAGQYGTTGEAVLLGWLMKHPAGIAPVIGTVNPARIAACADAARVANAMTRADWYGLWVAARGSNLP from the coding sequence ATGACCGAACACAACGTTCCATCGTCCGCGCAGGAACTCATCTACGGCTGCATGGGCCTGGGCGGCACCTGGACCGACGAACCGCATGGCCTGGAACATGTGGACGAGGCCGCTGCCGCCGTCGAGGCCGCACTGAACGCCGGCATCACGCTGTTCGACCACGCGGACATCTACCGAAGCGGCAAGTCCGAGGCAGTGTTCGGTGAGGTGCTGGCGGCAACCCCCGGCCTGCGCGACCGGATCCGGCTGCAGACCAAGTGCGGGATCCGGCTCAACGAACGCGGGCTGGCCACGCACTATGACCTCAGCCGGGAATCCATCCTGGAACGGGTGGACGGCAGCCTGAAGAGGCTGCAGACGGACTACGTGGACGTCCTGCTGCTGCACCGCCCGGATCCCCTCACGGATCTGGCGGAGGTGGCAGCTGCCGTCGGGCAACTGCTGGCCGACGATAAAGTGCGGGCGCTTGGGGTGTCCAACATGTCCGGTGCGCAGATCGAGGCGTTGCAGGAGCGGCTGGAGGTGCCCGTGGTGGCCAACCAGCTGGAGATGAGCCTACTGAAGCGGGCCTGGCTGGAGAGCCAGGTCCTGGTGAACCATCCGGAGTCGGTGGATTACAGCTTCCCGCACGGGACCCTGGAATACTGCAGCAGCAACGGCGTCACCGTGCAGGCTTACGGTGCGCTTGCACAGGGGCTGTACACCGGGGCGGCTCCGGAAAACCCGACGGCGGCCGAGACTGCCGCGGCCGCGATGGTTGCGGAGCTTGCCGGTCAGTACGGCACCACAGGGGAGGCTGTCCTCCTGGGGTGGCTGATGAAGCATCCGGCCGGCATTGCACCTGTGATCGGCACCGTTAATCCGGCGAGAATCGCGGCCTGCGCGGACGCAGCCCGCGTGGCGAACGCCATGACCCGGGCCGACTGGTACGGGCTGTGGGTTGCGGCACGGGGCAGCAACCTCCCCTGA